The DNA sequence TTTCATTTTGATTTATTGTTGATGATTAATTTCAACACGACAAAAATATACCAATCGGTATATTTTTGCAATAGGCAAAACTCATCCTTGTGTCATCATTACTGAAATGAATAATTTTAAGATAGCAGTAACATAAAATAGGGCCTGTTATTTACCAATAACAGGTCTGCGCAGATATTTGTAGGAAGTAAAACGAGCTATGTAAGAATGAATACAGAGAGGCTTCTGGGCCCATGTGCCCCGATTACTAATGATTGTTCGATATCTGCCGTTTTTGAAGGCCCAGAGATGAACGCCCCGTAACCGTAATCGGCGTTGCCTATTTGGGCGTAGGCTTGCGCCATAGTAGGCACAAGGGCATCTTTACTGATCACAACTGCCAGGTGCTGACTGATGAAAGGCAGCACGCGTATATTCATCTGGCTTTCTGTAAGCCATAAGGCGCCGTTCTCAGCAACACCCAGGTTTGATTGTAATATAGTCAGTTCTGTATCAGCAAAGCTGTGTGATGATTCATCGAGTACGCTGCCTGCATAGGTATATTCATCCAGTTCGGGGATGCCGGATATGATCTTTACACCGGGTTTAAATTCTTTGTGCAGTATAGTTTTTATCGCTTTCCAATCCTTTACTTCATAAACAAAACTGCCGCCGGCACTGGCCACACTGGTGTATTGTTGTGTTAAGTTATCCCCGGTTGCTGTCAAGCTGTTTAATATTTCCAGATCGGGCAGTGGAGCATGAGTAAACTGATTTTTTTTAACTGCGGCTAATATTTTTTCCCTGCTCATTGTTTTGCTTCCTTTCTTTTGCTGTACCATTCGCCAAAGGACTCTTCGGGTGTTTTGGGCATTTCGCGGTGTTTGTACCAGGGGTTTAATCCATTATTAACCGCAAACGGGGCATATTTAAATACTATACGACCCATCTTGCCACCTGACCTGTATAAACCAGGAGAGGATAGGGTAAAAGCCATCGCTTTCATGGCTATAGTTTTTGCTGTAGGACTATAGCCTTCTTTTACAATAACTTGCCGCCATTTATAAAGCTGATTGTGGATATCAATTTTCACCGGGCATACATTACTGCATGAGCCGCAAAGGGTAGAGGCAAAGGGCAGATCGGCATATTTTTTCATGTCGAGGTTGGGTGCCAGTATAGAGCCTATAGGTCCTGCAACAGCAGTATGGTAACTATGACCACCGCTTTTGCGATATACCGGACAGGTGTTCATACAGGCGCCACAACGGATGCATTTTAAAGAGTTACGAAAATCCTCACGACCTAACTGTATGCTCCGGCCATTATCTACTATAATGATATGGATGGCTGTGCCTTGTTGCGGTCTTTTGAAATGGCTGGAATAAGTGGTGATAGGCTGACCTGTGGCGCTGCGTGTGAGCAGCCTTAAAAAAACACCCAAATGTTTCCTCTCGGGGATGATCTTTTCTATGCCCATCGAGGCAATGTGTATCTCGGCCAGATGGGCGCCCATGTCGGCATTGCCCTCATTGGTACATATTACAAACTCCCCGGTTTCGGCTATGGCGAAGTTAACGCCGGTAAGCGCTGCACGGCGCGTCAGAAATACTTCACGCAAGTGCTGGCGGGCGGTTTCGGTGAGGATCTTGGGATCTGATTCGCCTTTGGCCGAGCCTAAGTGCTCATGAAAGATATCGCCTATTTCTTCTTTCTTTTTATGGATACAAGGCAGTACGATATGGCTTGGTGGCTCATTGGCCAGTTGGACAATGCGCTCGCCCAGGTCGGAGTCGATCACATCGATGCCTTGTTCTTTCAGATATTCATTCAGGTGGCACTCTTCGGTAAGCATCGATTTGCTCTTAACCATGCGGTTGATGCCGCGTTCCTGTAGTAGCTGATGAACTATCTTGTTATGTTCTTCGGCATCGGCCGCCCAATGCACTATAACACCATTGTTGATCGCGTTGGCTTCAAATTGCTCCAGGTATGTACTCAGGTTTGATAATACATTGTTTTTGATCTGCGATGCGGTTTCCCTTAATAGTTCCCACTCGGGCAGTTTATGCGCCTGGATATCGCGCTTCTGGCGTACCCACCATAGCGTTTCATCATGCCAGTCAACCCGTGGTTCATCCTGGTTAAATATAGCAGCTAGCTGGGGATGGGTTTTTCCGGTAACGTTACTCATGACTGTGATTTAAAATTTCGGCCACATGAATTACTTTGACATCGCTTTTTTGGCGGCGTAAAATGCCTTCCATATGCATGAGGCAGGAGAGATCGGCCGAGGTAATGTATTGGGCGCCATGTTCAATATGATCGTCTACGCGGTCTTTCCCCATTTTGGATGATACCGCTTCTTCTGCCACGCAAAATGTTCCTCCAAAGCCGCAGCAATCATCCTGGCGGGTTAAGGGTACCAGTTCCAATCCCTGTACCATATCCAGTAGTTGTGCGGGCTTGCTGAAAGCCGGAGCAACCAGTTCGCTCATTTGCGATATCTTTAAACCGCGCAATCCGTGACAGCTTTGGTGTAATCCAACTTTATAGGGGAAACGGGCTTTTAAATCTTTTACGTTTAATACATCTACCAAAAATTCGGTAAGCTCATAAACCCGTTTGCGGATATCGGTAGCTTGTTCTTCTTTTTCGGCTGAGTGTAAATGTTCTTTGATATGCAGGGTACAACTGCCGGATGGGCATACGATATAATCATATCCCGAAAAGTTGTCAATAAATAAGCTGTTGCAGCCCTTAGTGAGGTGTTCATAGCCGGAATTGGCCATAGGCTGCCCACAGCAGGTTTGATTTTTAGGATAGTGTACATCAACGCCAAGCTTTTCCAGTAGCTCCAGTGTGGCAATAGCCGCCTTGGGATAAAACTGATCGACATAGCAGGGTACAAATAAAGCTACCTTCATTTTATAGTGTTTACTTTAATTGGTTAAAGCAATGTTAGCAGTTATAAATTGTAAAACTGTCATCAGGTGTCCGCAAGTATCGCGGTAACAGCATAAACAATCATAGCTAGGCAACGAAATTACGTTTATAGCAGGCAACTGTTATCAGCTTTTTTTGCAAATGATTGATGGTAATTAGCTTGAATGTTCATTGCCTCATTAGTTCATTTGTATTGTAATGCGGGCAATGGAGCGGAAGTTTAAATGGTTTCGAGACCAATAAACTAATGAGCCAGTGAACAAATGAACTAATTAATCAGTAATATAAGGCAGTTTGATGTTCTTGTAGGTTGGTTTCTGCAATTGTACTTTCAGCTTTTTGAAGCTTTCTGTTGGGCCCTGGGTAATAAACATATTGAGTAACCAGGCAGGTACGCTACCACCCGCATCCAAATGCAGGGTATATTCAATTTTTACGTGGCTGCTGTCTATCGGTGTAATAATCCATTTACCTACTGAGTGCTCAATACGTACAATACCATCTTTACGTGGTACCATATCTGCCAAACATGGAGCGTCAACGGTAACCACCTTGGTTTTAGGGTCCTGGGTAACTTTGATATGGGCAATAAAATCGCGGTTATGTAAAGGCCAGGGTATGGATACTTCAGAATAATAATATAGTTCTGAAGGGGAAACCTGTTTAATCATGTCAACAGATTTGGTATGATAAACCCAATCTATACTGCCTTTGATATCCAATAATACGGCAACCAATTGAGCTGCCGATGCATTGAACTCACATTCTACCTTAATGGCTTTTACTTTGGAATCTGGCACATGCCTGGTGTAAACTTTAACACCTTCTTTATTAGTACTTAAAGCCCAGGGCTCATCGGCATGGGTGATGTTGATTAACGCGAATGCAAGCAGCAAGACTAATAAAGTGACTTTTTTGTACATGATATAGAGCCGATATAATGTAACAAAAGTATATACAAAATAAGCCGGTTAGTGAACCGGCTTGTCAGCAAAAGGTCATTTGATGTTAAGTTAATGTAAATATGAAATACCTATGGCAATTGAAGTGAAGATTATTTCACCTCAAAAACATAGCTTCCGGCAACCGCCTTGTAAGGGCCTGAATTGGCGATCAGTTTACCACCCAGATAGGTTTTGCCTGTGGGTAAAGTAATGGTAGCGGTTGAATTGGCCGGTACGGTAACCCTGTAAGTTATACCTTGACCGGTACGTTGCCACGAGGATATGATTTTGCCATAGGGGCCATCATGGGTAGCGGTAAATTCGTTGAGCCCGGCCACAAAGTGCGGCTGCAACAGAATGTTTTTAAAACCCGGGTGATCCGGATCGGTGTGGATACCTGCTATACCTTTATATAGCCAGGCGCCTATCTCTCCAAACATAATATGATTTAATGAGATGTCTGATTTGGCGTCTATCTTCCAGTTTTCATACAAGGTAGTGGCCCCGTTTACCATCCACCATCCCCAGGATGGGAAAGTTTCCTGTGATGCTATTTTGTAAGCTACATCGGGATAGCCATTATCGCTTAAAGCGCTTAAAATGGCTTTGGCTCCAAGGATGCCCACGTCCAGGTGGTAATTATCGGCTGCAACACGCTGCGCCAGGTTGGCGGCTACTTTACTTTTCAGGTTTTGCGGTACCACATCCCAATAAAGCGGTACACTCAGTTCTGTTTGCAATCCCTTGCCGTATATGCCGGTTTCGGTGTTCAGATATTTAGTATTGATGGCATTTTTGATCTTATTGGCCAGTGCCGAATATTTTACAAAATCGGCCTGTTTTCCCAATATTTTAGCGGCTTTTGCCAGAATGCAGGCATCGGTATAATAGTATACAGAAGAGGTTAGTTCAACAGGCGATACGGATTTTACCGGCACCCAATCGCCCAGACCCCAGGTGGTTAAGCCTGCTGGGTAAAGCTCATCAATGTGGTTTACATACTTTTCGATGCTGGTATAGCTATCCGCCAGTAGTTTGCTATCGCCATAAAACAAATAAATGTTCCAGGGGATAATGGCGATGGTGCTTGTCCAGTCGGGGCCGTTACCCCATTCGTAACCCCAACCGCCGGTTGGGATAATGGAAGGGAGCACCCCGTTAGGTTGTTGTTCATCGCGATGATCGGCCAGCCATTTTTCATAAATGGTAATGGCGTCAAAATTATATAATCCCGTTTCGCTGGCAATATGGGCGTCACCTGTCCAGCCGTTCTTTTCGCGTTGTGGACAATCAGTAGGATAACCAAACAGATTGCTGAGGTAGGAGTTATTGGTGGCACTCCATATTTGATTGATGGTTTTGTTGGATGAAGTAACTGTGCCGATGGGCGCTACATCGCTATGCATAAAATAAGCTTTCAGGCTTTCTTTGTTTAACGCTACAGGTTTGCTACTGCTCACCTCTACATATTGAAAGCCCTTGTAGTTAAATTTGGGCATAAAGGTTTCTTCGCCTTTGCCGCTCAAAATAAAAATGTCGGTCTGGAAAGGGTCTTTATCATCGGTAGGGCGGTAATGCAGGTCGATATTAGATTGATCGGCATGTCCGTTTTTGTTCAGTCGCTCAGCGTGTTTTAGGCGGATCACCGTGCCCGAATCGCCTTTCACAGTGATCTTACTCACGCCGGAGATATTTCGCCCAATATCAAATACCCATAAGTTATTGTCAATTTTGGTAATGCTTTTGGCAGCTATCTCTTCCACATTACGGATGGGCTGCATGCTCTGTGCTACAATATTTTGTGAAGGAGCCGAACGGTTGATCACCTGTTTCCAGGCAGTATCGATGAAGTTGGACGTATTCCAGCCGGGTTGTTCTTTGCGGGCATCATAATGTTCCGCAGTATAAATGCTGTTAAATACAACAGGACTTAAAGATGTTTTCCATTGCGTATTGGAGCTTACGGTCTCCACCGTACCATCGGTATAAGTAATACGCAGATCCATACAAAATGTTGGTCTGCCACGCCATGGCGCCTGGTGAAAATACCATACCGCCGTGCTTTGGTGATTATACCAGCCGTTACCCAGCAAAACCCCGATGCCGTTTTTGCCGTTTTGCAGTTGCGCGGTAACATCGTAAGTTACATACAAGGTACGCCTGTCAAACCGGGTATACATGGGGTCGAGGCGGTGGTTGCCGATCTTTTGGCCGTTGATATATAATTCATACAAGCCTGCCACGGCAATATAAGCCCTTGCCGAGCGAATTTGTTTAGCAACTTTAAATGTATGCCGAAAATATGGCGCCGGGTTTACCGCTATGCCTTTATTATCACTTATCCATGATCCTTGCCAGTTGCGCATATCCATCATCCCGGTTTCAAAACTGGCTACATCCGATGGCAGGAGCTTTTTACCTGCCTGATCCCACAGCTGCACCCGCCAATAGTATTTGGTGAATGGTTGTAAAGGCTTACCTTGATAGCTTACCAGGCTTGTTGAAGACACAACCTTAGTAGTTTGCCAGATATTGCTTTTACCGTTAATTACACTAATTGAATCGGTACCAACACTAATTTGATAAGCAGTTTGGGCGGCACCTTGTCTTTCATCAACCAATAACCAGCTTAAGCGTGGATACCGGGAATCGATGCCAATAGGATTAGTTAGGTGTTCGCATTGTAAACCTGCCGCTTTGCCGGGTGAACCTGCGAAGCTTGTGTTAGCGATGAAAAAATGAAATAGTAAAGCGATGTAAAGCGCGGGCTTACAGAAAAGTTGTTTCATACGGTGCAATAAAGCGGTTTATAAAGGTAAGCAAGATAATTTAAGGGCTTATAGCAATGTTAAGCCGATATTTTTGCTTGCGCAACCCTCACTGTCCTGAAGGGGTAATAGGTATTACAGGGAGTAGTTTAAACTATAATAACCGCGTTCATTTTTTTATTGTATCAACACCGTGAATGCTGTCCGTTTCAGCATTTTCGGGCCATATCGAGCCTTTCGGTTATCACCTAAAAAAGAATATTGTGTATAGCAATATAACAGCTGTTTTAGAACCTGCTGTTATCTCTGAAATTGTCTCTGAAATTTTGAGTGCGGGCAGCTATTTGCTCTACGGTAAGTTCGCCGTATCTTTTTGCACGATCCATCCATTCAGGCCCATTCTCGGTAAGGTCATCAATGATCGATTTACCATTCGGCCCCTTTTTGGTAACATAGTTTATGCCGTATGCAACCGCTGCACCAACGACAAGAAATTTTAGTAAGCCCATAATTTTAATTTTTATTGTTTGTATGACAATGATGATGCCAGTTTGTTACATGCTCGAGTTAAGAGCCAGAGTATAAGAATCAGGGATCAGGAGCATAGTTAAACAGCAAGCCAGCTAATTGCAAATTAGTAAAAATCATGGTTTACATATTTTATTGATGATTGTTATGTAATTTATTGATTTTAAATAATTTAAATAAGGGTAACCCATGAAAAGTGTAAACCATGTAAACCCACTTTTGTCCACTCTGGACCTCTTGCAGAGGGCTCTGGGTTATAGACTGTCCTTATGTAACTTCCGGAGCCCTTTCCGGAGAACCGGAGGGGACAAAATGATCTCTGTTTTTTCCTGGTTCCTGATTCTTATTATCTTGACTCTAAATTTTAATTACTTTTACGACAAAAGTATACCTGTATATGTTTTTTATCCTGTCGAAAATATTGGCGTTTTTGCTTTTTCCACTGTCATATGTATTTGTTTTATTACTGATGGCGGCTTTTGCAAAGAACATAAAACGTAAACGCAAATATCTGTTATGGGGTATCGGGGTGCTTTATTTTTTTTCTAATTCATTCCTGATCAACCGGCTGGCCCATGCTTGGGACATAGCACCCGTTGAGCTGGAAAAAGGCAAAACATATAGTGCGGCCATTGTGCTTGGAGGTTTTGCATCAGACGATAGTGAAGGTCGTGGTATGTTCGGTCCTGCGGCCGACAGGTTTATACAAGGGGTTCTCTTGCAAAAGACGGGTAGGGTGAAATACGTCTTAATTTCGGGAGGTAACGGCAATTTAAACCCATCTGCTTTTCGGGAAGGAGCCTGGGCTAAATATCAGCTTAAGGCTGCGCAGATCCCGGATAGCTGCATCCTGATAGAAGACCAATCGCGTAATACCTTGGAAAATGCATCTTTAACAAAAGCCCTGCTTCAAAAGCATGCACAGCGGGGGCCGTATTTATTAGTAACTTCTGCTTTTCATATGCGCCGCTCGGTACGGATCTTTAAAAAAATGGGTGTTGATGTATTACCATATCCTTGTAATTATATGGCCGGAACCGGCAATTTTAGTTTAAGCGAGTTTGTGCCCAGTGCCGATTCGCTAAACAAATGGAGCTTTTATATCAAAGAAATAATTGGTCTTGCTGTTAACTATATCTCCGGACGCGGTTAATATGCTTTAGCGTTTGGAGATTAAAATTTATACAAATTAATACTATGGGGATATTACTGGTTGAGGATGAACCCAATGTGGTATCGGTAATAAAGCGCGGACTGGCAGAATTTGGCTACGAAGTAAGCGTTGCAGGAAATGGAGCAACCGGTTTGCAAATGGCGCTTGATCATGATTTTGACCTGGTGATACTAGACGTTATGCTGCCCGTAATGGACGGCATACAAGTGTGTAAGCTCATCAGGCAGCAAAAACAAACAGTGCCTGTTATTATGCTTACTGCGCTTGACTCTACCGAAAATATTGTGAATGGTTTAGATAGTGGTGCCGATGATTATCTGGTAAAACCCTTTAAAATTGCCGAACTGGCGGCACGTTTGCGAACGCTGCTACGTCGTAAAAGCGGCGAGCTACAACCTAAAAATATATTTACCATCAGCGACCTGGAGCTTAACGCCGAATCAAAAATAGCTTACCGTAACCAGGAACCATTAAAACTCACGGCTACAGAGTACCGGCTGCTGGAGTATTTTGTAAAGAATCAGAAAAAAGTACTGTCACGTATCCAGATACTGGAAAGTGTATGGGATATTGATTTTAATATGGGTACCAACGTGGTTGATGTATATGTAAACTATCTGCGCAGAAAATTAGAAAAAGGTGGTGGTTCAAAACTCATACACACAGTTTTTGGTATGGGATATATCATGAAAGAGGGAGAGCCCGATGAAAATACAAAGTAAAATAACCTTACTGTTCCTGTTACTTTCTGGCGTGATATTGTTATTGCTCAATATCACTATTTTTTACCTGGTATACAGGTTTGGTTTCGACGATTTTTTTAAGCGATTGGAAGCCCGTGTAAATATATCGGCCGAGGTGCACCTGTTTCCTGGTGCCAAAAGCCAGGCTTATCAGGAAGTGAGAAACCGTTATCTGGAAAAACTGGAATCAGAAAAAGAACATTTTTTTAGCACGGATACACTTAATAAAATTAATATAAATGGAGGAATTGATGCTAAAAGCAGTTTTATTAAAAATATCTTAAAAGATAGTGCGGCACGCTATAAGGTTGATAATATTTTTTATGCTGGCAGGGTATTTACAAAAGGTAATAGTAAATATATTGTTATTGTTTCGGCCATTGACCCATCCGGTTTTCAGGAATTGAAAGATCTGCAGAGAATATTGGTTTATGGCTTTTTGGCGGCTATGATTCTGGTTTATTTTATAGGTAAAATATTTTCCTTTTATACCTTTCAGCCGGTACGGCGTATCATTAATAATGTTAAAAATATAACGGCCAATAATCTGCATTTTAGGCTGGATGAATTGAGTGGCAAGGACGAGATAGCCGAACTATCTTATACCTTCAATGACATGCTTAACCGCCTGGAAACCGCTTTTGAAACGCAAAACAACTTTGTAAGCAATGCTTCGCACGAGTTGCGTACACCTTTAACCATTATCAGTAGCGAAGCTGAACTGGCCATAAGTAAAACTGATGTAAGCCCGGAGCAGCGAGAGGTATTTGGTATCATCTACTCTGAGGCTGAAAAGCTGGGACAGATACTGAATAGTTTATTGACGCTTGCACAATCGGGCTTTGACGGTAAAAAACAGCGCTGGGAAAGCATCCGGATTGATGAGCTCTTGATGACCGCTTCAGAATCAATCAAAAGGATCAATATCGACAGTAATATACAGATTGATCTGGAAGATATGCCAACCGACGAGCACTTGCTTTATGTAAGCGGTAACAGTAACTTACTGCGCCTGGCCGTTACCAACATTATCAGCAATGCTTGTAAATATTCGGACAACCGTATGGTGAAAATAAGGTTGCTGACCGAAAATAATAAAGTGATTATCTCCATTACAGACCAGGGCATAGGTATACCCGAAAGTGAACTGCAGCATATTTTTGAACCATTTTTCAGGGCCTCCAATACGCACAGCTACGAAGGACATGGGGTAGGCTTACCTCTAACACTTAACATTATTCGTTTGCACAGGGGGAGTATAGGTATTCGTTCAGACGTTGGTAAAGGTACCGAGATCAAGGTGTTTTTACCTGTAGAGGCATCGGCGTAAAACTCTAATCAATTTCTAATAACTTTCTTAGATCATCTTAATTATTGGTGGCTACACTTGTATCAAACAAAACAGTACAAGTTTAACCATTAATAATTACGACTATGAAAACGCTGTTCATCCCCACCGATTTTACCTACCAATCGCTCCAAAGTATACCAACCATAGCTCAGCAATACTATCCGCAAAAAGTAGATATCAGGCTGGTACACATGCTGAAGATTACTGATAACATAGGCGAACTGCTGATGCTGTCGCGTCGTTCAACTGAGTACAGGCAGATCCCTGATAATTTTTATATCCGCTGCCGCGATCTTGAAAAAGACTTCAGTCACCTGATCAACCGTATCCATATCGATATTTTTTATGGCAGTACCGTGGCGGTTTTTAATAACTACCTGGATGCACATAACGTGGATGCCATTGTGCCACCGCACGATAACTATCAGTTACTTTTTAAAAATAGCATTGACCCCGAAGTGCTGATTGAAAAATGCGGCAAACGGGTGCTTGACAACACAGAAACAGATGGCATAATAGTAAACCTCATTGCCAAGGAGCCAGAATTAACAGAACAAGAGTAATTAACCCCTAAATTATTAAATATCATGCTACTAAAAGAAAACATCCCGGTTACCTATGTATTCGGAAAAATAAAAAAAGAACTCATCATGGTGGCCATTTATGCCTCGGCTATTTACCTGGTGCATCAGTACTATGACTTGAGAGAAGTTTCCATCCCCTTAACGGTACCTACCATATTGGGTACTATTATATCCCTGTTACTGGCTTTCCGGTCAAATCAGGCATACGGTCGTTGGTGGGAGGCCCGTATTTTGTGGGGCGGCATTGTGAATGATTGCCGTACGATTACCCGCCAGGTACTCACCTTTGTTGACAGCAGTATTGACGGCGACGAGAAGTGGGCGCTCAAAGAACGGATTGTAAAACGGCAGATAGCCTGGTGCTACAGTTTGAGCCGCCACCTGCGTAAACAAGATGCTAAACAAAACCTGGAGGCGTTTTTAAGCGATGATGATGTCCGGAATATTCGTAATGTAGATCATGTGCCGCTGGCTTTAAATGAGTTACAAGGGCATGATTTGCGCACTTTGTACAAACTGGGTTGGGTTAACGAGTACCAGCAGGTAACTATGGATGGCACCCTGACCAGTTTTATGAACTCCATGGGTGGATGCGAGCGGATCAAGAATACCGTATTCCCGGCTACATATAGCGTGTATATACACTGGCTAGTATTGTTTTTTGTACTACTGTTACCTTTTAGCCTGATGGAGTCTTTTGGCATATTACAGGTGCCGCTGGTGATCGCTATTTCGTCGGCATTTTTCCTGATCGAAAAAATGGCTATCCATTTGCAAGATCCATTTGAAAATATGCCGACAGATACTCCTACCACCGCCATCAGCCGGAAAATTGAGCAGGATCTGAAACAAATGCTGAAAGACGAAATGCCACAAGTGACCGATATGGTGACGAACAACCAGCAGCAAAAACAGGCGGCATTCTAT is a window from the Mucilaginibacter inviolabilis genome containing:
- a CDS encoding response regulator transcription factor; the encoded protein is MGILLVEDEPNVVSVIKRGLAEFGYEVSVAGNGATGLQMALDHDFDLVILDVMLPVMDGIQVCKLIRQQKQTVPVIMLTALDSTENIVNGLDSGADDYLVKPFKIAELAARLRTLLRRKSGELQPKNIFTISDLELNAESKIAYRNQEPLKLTATEYRLLEYFVKNQKKVLSRIQILESVWDIDFNMGTNVVDVYVNYLRRKLEKGGGSKLIHTVFGMGYIMKEGEPDENTK
- a CDS encoding START domain-containing protein; its protein translation is MYKKVTLLVLLLAFALINITHADEPWALSTNKEGVKVYTRHVPDSKVKAIKVECEFNASAAQLVAVLLDIKGSIDWVYHTKSVDMIKQVSPSELYYYSEVSIPWPLHNRDFIAHIKVTQDPKTKVVTVDAPCLADMVPRKDGIVRIEHSVGKWIITPIDSSHVKIEYTLHLDAGGSVPAWLLNMFITQGPTESFKKLKVQLQKPTYKNIKLPYITD
- a CDS encoding bestrophin family protein, yielding MLLKENIPVTYVFGKIKKELIMVAIYASAIYLVHQYYDLREVSIPLTVPTILGTIISLLLAFRSNQAYGRWWEARILWGGIVNDCRTITRQVLTFVDSSIDGDEKWALKERIVKRQIAWCYSLSRHLRKQDAKQNLEAFLSDDDVRNIRNVDHVPLALNELQGHDLRTLYKLGWVNEYQQVTMDGTLTSFMNSMGGCERIKNTVFPATYSVYIHWLVLFFVLLLPFSLMESFGILQVPLVIAISSAFFLIEKMAIHLQDPFENMPTDTPTTAISRKIEQDLKQMLKDEMPQVTDMVTNNQQQKQAAFYIL
- a CDS encoding (Fe-S)-binding protein codes for the protein MKVALFVPCYVDQFYPKAAIATLELLEKLGVDVHYPKNQTCCGQPMANSGYEHLTKGCNSLFIDNFSGYDYIVCPSGSCTLHIKEHLHSAEKEEQATDIRKRVYELTEFLVDVLNVKDLKARFPYKVGLHQSCHGLRGLKISQMSELVAPAFSKPAQLLDMVQGLELVPLTRQDDCCGFGGTFCVAEEAVSSKMGKDRVDDHIEHGAQYITSADLSCLMHMEGILRRQKSDVKVIHVAEILNHSHE
- a CDS encoding YdcF family protein; protein product: MFFILSKILAFLLFPLSYVFVLLLMAAFAKNIKRKRKYLLWGIGVLYFFSNSFLINRLAHAWDIAPVELEKGKTYSAAIVLGGFASDDSEGRGMFGPAADRFIQGVLLQKTGRVKYVLISGGNGNLNPSAFREGAWAKYQLKAAQIPDSCILIEDQSRNTLENASLTKALLQKHAQRGPYLLVTSAFHMRRSVRIFKKMGVDVLPYPCNYMAGTGNFSLSEFVPSADSLNKWSFYIKEIIGLAVNYISGRG
- a CDS encoding lactate utilization protein B, producing MSNVTGKTHPQLAAIFNQDEPRVDWHDETLWWVRQKRDIQAHKLPEWELLRETASQIKNNVLSNLSTYLEQFEANAINNGVIVHWAADAEEHNKIVHQLLQERGINRMVKSKSMLTEECHLNEYLKEQGIDVIDSDLGERIVQLANEPPSHIVLPCIHKKKEEIGDIFHEHLGSAKGESDPKILTETARQHLREVFLTRRAALTGVNFAIAETGEFVICTNEGNADMGAHLAEIHIASMGIEKIIPERKHLGVFLRLLTRSATGQPITTYSSHFKRPQQGTAIHIIIVDNGRSIQLGREDFRNSLKCIRCGACMNTCPVYRKSGGHSYHTAVAGPIGSILAPNLDMKKYADLPFASTLCGSCSNVCPVKIDIHNQLYKWRQVIVKEGYSPTAKTIAMKAMAFTLSSPGLYRSGGKMGRIVFKYAPFAVNNGLNPWYKHREMPKTPEESFGEWYSKRKEAKQ
- a CDS encoding alpha-L-rhamnosidase, translated to MKQLFCKPALYIALLFHFFIANTSFAGSPGKAAGLQCEHLTNPIGIDSRYPRLSWLLVDERQGAAQTAYQISVGTDSISVINGKSNIWQTTKVVSSTSLVSYQGKPLQPFTKYYWRVQLWDQAGKKLLPSDVASFETGMMDMRNWQGSWISDNKGIAVNPAPYFRHTFKVAKQIRSARAYIAVAGLYELYINGQKIGNHRLDPMYTRFDRRTLYVTYDVTAQLQNGKNGIGVLLGNGWYNHQSTAVWYFHQAPWRGRPTFCMDLRITYTDGTVETVSSNTQWKTSLSPVVFNSIYTAEHYDARKEQPGWNTSNFIDTAWKQVINRSAPSQNIVAQSMQPIRNVEEIAAKSITKIDNNLWVFDIGRNISGVSKITVKGDSGTVIRLKHAERLNKNGHADQSNIDLHYRPTDDKDPFQTDIFILSGKGEETFMPKFNYKGFQYVEVSSSKPVALNKESLKAYFMHSDVAPIGTVTSSNKTINQIWSATNNSYLSNLFGYPTDCPQREKNGWTGDAHIASETGLYNFDAITIYEKWLADHRDEQQPNGVLPSIIPTGGWGYEWGNGPDWTSTIAIIPWNIYLFYGDSKLLADSYTSIEKYVNHIDELYPAGLTTWGLGDWVPVKSVSPVELTSSVYYYTDACILAKAAKILGKQADFVKYSALANKIKNAINTKYLNTETGIYGKGLQTELSVPLYWDVVPQNLKSKVAANLAQRVAADNYHLDVGILGAKAILSALSDNGYPDVAYKIASQETFPSWGWWMVNGATTLYENWKIDAKSDISLNHIMFGEIGAWLYKGIAGIHTDPDHPGFKNILLQPHFVAGLNEFTATHDGPYGKIISSWQRTGQGITYRVTVPANSTATITLPTGKTYLGGKLIANSGPYKAVAGSYVFEVK
- a CDS encoding HAMP domain-containing sensor histidine kinase; this translates as MKIQSKITLLFLLLSGVILLLLNITIFYLVYRFGFDDFFKRLEARVNISAEVHLFPGAKSQAYQEVRNRYLEKLESEKEHFFSTDTLNKININGGIDAKSSFIKNILKDSAARYKVDNIFYAGRVFTKGNSKYIVIVSAIDPSGFQELKDLQRILVYGFLAAMILVYFIGKIFSFYTFQPVRRIINNVKNITANNLHFRLDELSGKDEIAELSYTFNDMLNRLETAFETQNNFVSNASHELRTPLTIISSEAELAISKTDVSPEQREVFGIIYSEAEKLGQILNSLLTLAQSGFDGKKQRWESIRIDELLMTASESIKRINIDSNIQIDLEDMPTDEHLLYVSGNSNLLRLAVTNIISNACKYSDNRMVKIRLLTENNKVIISITDQGIGIPESELQHIFEPFFRASNTHSYEGHGVGLPLTLNIIRLHRGSIGIRSDVGKGTEIKVFLPVEASA
- a CDS encoding YtxH domain-containing protein, encoding MGLLKFLVVGAAVAYGINYVTKKGPNGKSIIDDLTENGPEWMDRAKRYGELTVEQIAARTQNFRDNFRDNSRF
- a CDS encoding LutC/YkgG family protein, encoding MSREKILAAVKKNQFTHAPLPDLEILNSLTATGDNLTQQYTSVASAGGSFVYEVKDWKAIKTILHKEFKPGVKIISGIPELDEYTYAGSVLDESSHSFADTELTILQSNLGVAENGALWLTESQMNIRVLPFISQHLAVVISKDALVPTMAQAYAQIGNADYGYGAFISGPSKTADIEQSLVIGAHGPRSLSVFILT